In Sorghum bicolor cultivar BTx623 chromosome 10, Sorghum_bicolor_NCBIv3, whole genome shotgun sequence, one genomic interval encodes:
- the LOC8076153 gene encoding transcription elongation factor 1 homolog, with product MGKRKSRTSKLMAEPKKAPKLDTDFTCPFCNHRRAVQCCIFLKERHPFAVVSCVVCKETYATKANALTEPIDVYSEWIDSCEEANEGVVVRRPRLSEARS from the coding sequence ATGGGGAAGAGGAAGTCGAGGACCTCCAAGCTGATGGCGGAGCCAAAGAAGGCGCCGAAGCTGGACACCGACTTCACCTGCCCCTTCTGCAACCACCGGCGCGCCGTCCAGTGCTGCATCTTCCTCAAGGAACGCCATCCGTTCGCCGTGGTGTCCTGCGTCGTCTGCAAGGAGACCTACGCCACCAAGGCCAACGCGCTGACGGAGCCCATCGACGTCTACAGCGAGTGGATCGACTCCTGCGAGGAAGCCAACGAGGGCGTCGTCGTCCGCCGCCCGCGCCTCAGCGAAGCTAGGAGCTAG